CTGATTACCGGGCCATTCAGGTGGGCCGCTTCGTTTATCGTCATTTTCCCGCTTTAGCCGTTACTTCCGTGGTACTGCAGGTATATTTCGGCTCGCTGGAATTATTGCCCCAGGCCCTGGTTTACGGTTTGTTTATTGCCAGTATTCCCGTGCAGGCGCTGGTGATGCTGGGAGTGAAAGCCGATAAACATTTACCGCCTTCGCTGGCGACCTGGTATAGGGAAGGGGTAGCAAGGTTTAATGAGCAGGGGGGGAAAATTAAACTTTCCGTTCATAAACCCAGGTATGTTGACCTTGCCGGTTTGCTTAACCTGACTTACCAGCATAAAAGCCAGTAGCCGCCGAATTGTAAACTAATTAGCACTAATCCACTAAAAAGATAACCGCTAGCTGTTAGAAATCTTCAGTTAGCTCACTATAACGCACAGCATATAAAGTACTCTTGAAATAGGTTTTTAGTTTTTTGCTCGGTGCTGGCGTTACTCACAAGCAATTTGCCGTTAGATAATTGACATTTCTGAGTGGGGTGTAAGAAAATATTCTTTCATTTCATCATAGGGATATGTCTGTAGTGTTCAAATATCTTACCTTAGTTGTCTTTTTTCTCATCATACAACCTGCGCTAGCCGATAGTTCATCGCATAAAAAAATTCGTAATATTTTCTGGTCAAAGATATATAACAACGATTTCAAAACTCTTTATTGCGGTTTAGATAAGTCAGGAGGCTTGAGAGTAGATTTAGAAATTGCATATATTTACCCCGCAAGCTGGGTTGCTAAGTCTCTCGGTTGCAAAAGCCTTAAGGAGTGCAAACAGGACAAATACTGGCAAGCACTTTCTGATCTGCATAACTTATGGCCGGTGCAGAAAAAGTTTAATGCTAGCCGAGGTGATCTCGCTTTCGGAGAGATAGTGGGCGAGAAGCCTTGGTTTAAAACACCAGTGTGTGATTTTGAACGAACTACCAGTAAAAATGCTGTTGTTGAGCCCCGGGATGAAATAAAGGGACAGATCGCCAGGAGCTTTTTATATATGGTTCATTGGTACGATTTGCCCACGCATAACTTGTTGCCGCTTATGGTTAAGTGGAACAGCGAGCACCCGCCGACTAAAGAAGAAATCGAACGTCAAGAAAAGATAGAAGTCATCCAAGGCCGGAAGAACCCATTTATTATCAAGGTAGATTAATATGATTCAAGATTTAAAAGATGCCTTTACGGTTACGTTGGCAAAGCGCTTATCCAGCCCGTTTTTATCTTCTTTTATATTGGCGTGGTTTTTTACCAACTACGACATAACTTTGTTGGTTTTATCCGGTAGTGACTGGAACACTAAGATTACTTATATCCAGGGTGTTTATAGTACTGTTCTGAATTATTACTCAAGAGTGGTTTGGCCTCTAAGTATCAGCTTATTTTATGTTTTAGTCTGGCCTCATCTTGATATTTGGTTTTATGAAAAATCAAAAAAGGCCTCAATTAAATATAAAGAAAAACAAAATGAGCTTGAGAAAATTACTCCGATTACTCCAGAAGAAAGGGACAAACTGGAAACTCAATACAATAAAAACATCACGTTGGCCAGAGAAGAAATTTCAGAGAAGGAAGCCAGGGTAACGGAGTTGGAAGCTAGAAATAAAGATTTAGCAGTTAAGAATAAAGAATTAAGCGACAAAAATACTGACTTATCTAAATCTCTTGAAGATGCAAATTTTGAAATTGATAACAAGACTGATAGAGAAAATGAATTAGAGGAAAAAATAAAGAAATTAGAACTTCTGGCACACATGAATCGAAACTATGAGGCGGTTCATGAAGATGAAGGGTCTGGATATACTACAACAAATAAAGGTAGTGACTCTGAAGTTTCTAATGAAGATACTTTAGATGATAAGGAGTCTGAGGAATCTTTATCAGTAGATAAGTCATATGATGATCAAGAACGTAATTTTTACTTCACATATTCTGAAAGAGTATTGAAAGAAGCTACTCGTAATGGAGAAAAACTTGATTCGTATAATTTTTTAAGGGTTGATTTAAAAGAATTGCCTGAACCTCTTTTTAATACAGTTTGGAAAGCATTTTTTGACGCAGATAAAGGTGATGTTGTTGATGAACAAGACCTTTATATATATGTTAAAGGTGAGTTTAGTACGAGAGTGGAAGCTCCTTGGTACTTAGATACTAAGCTGGATGACCATTCTGAAATTGATATTTTAGAACTTTGGGCAAAAGATTTTAATGAAGCTGAGAAGCGGATTTCTGAACAAGAAGAACCGGAAAAGCCTAAAACAGAAAGTGCTGATACACCAGAAAGTTCGGATTCGCCAATAAAAGCTTTCAGTAAGAGAGTTAAATCTTTGAATGAAGAAGAACAAAAAGAATTTCATTATGAATATCAAGTTTCAGCAAGGCTCAGAAAAGATATTTCTAGGCAGGGACGCTCGCTGCCTCAGAAGTTGTTGTTGAGCTTTGATCGAGCCGATTTAAAAGCTGAGGTTTTTGATGCTTTTCATGACATTCATTACGACGAAAGGAAGGGGGTTATGCCTCGAAGTGGACAAGTAATGATTGAGGATTTTTATGAAATTAATAGGAGTTGGACCTGCGGGCCTTGGGTTTTAGATATAGATATTGTTGAGGGTAGTGCTGCTCAGATATTAGAGGCATGGTATGAATTTTATCTTTATGAAAAAGAAAGAGAAAAACGATGTAAGCAGCAAGAGAAAGAAGTAGAGAAACAAGAAAATGATAAAGCTAAGTCACTTACTCCTCTCTATGGTCATAATAAAGGACAATCCTATGAAGTCTTAATGACAGAGCAAAAAATAATTGAAGATGATATAAAAAGGCGAAAAGATTTGGGAAGAAATGCTGAAATTAGTTCATGGGTTAAGGCTTCTGATGAAGAAAAGTTAAACTACTCTCGCAGAGCAATTGATATGGCAAAGTTGCAGGGGATACTTCCTTCTAACTTAATTGGAGACAATTATAAAAGTTATGTTGACCAACTCACTGATGAGTTAGAGCAAGTTATTTCATCTTCAGAAGGTGATGCGTCCTTAAATGGAGTGATTGAGCAGGCAATGAAGGATTTAGGGTGGTCAAAGGAAAAAGAAGCTCTTGAGTAAAATTAAATTTTTATCACAAAAATTAAGGTCTATCGCTGAATCAGCATTTGACCCCAGGAAGTATTTTTTTCAACTTTGGACGGTGCGATTTGCTGTTATATCGGTGTTGTCAATTATAGCTTTGACTATTTGGGGGCTGGAAAAAGAATACACGTTCCAACTGTGCAAGACGACTGTTTGTTATAATGACTTCGTTCGTGACTTTAAATTTCAGTTAGGCTTGTTAGCCTCATTAATTCCTATATTAGCCGTTTGTGCTGCTCAACATCGCTCAGTAATCTCTCTTGAGCAGATTAAAGTTGCAGAGGCTCAGAATACTTTTGCAAACCATTTTAAGCATCAGGAAGAGTTTGAAAAGTATATAAAAGGTCGTGATGAACTGGCTTGGATAGATGATTGTAATTCGTTGCATAGGGCTATTTTTACACAGTCAAAGCAAGGTGATTACACTATTTCATTTACCTATATGAATGAAGTTACTAATGTGTTCTTACGAACATTTGAGCTTATTAAAGATGCGGCGAATAAAGGAGAGAAAAGACAACTTCTGGCTAAAAGAATTGCAAATAATTTTTCTATTTCTAGTTTAAGTCTTAGATTACCATTAAAATCCATGTTTTTTAATTTCGCTCAGGATGAAGGTTACTTTAGCAGAGGTACGAAACCCGATAATATTGAGTTGGAAGAAGTCATTGAGGTATTGATTGATTTTTCTGTATTAGAAAATGCGATTTTTAAAGCTGAGAGGCAGATGGAAATGGTGATTCGTTTTTATACGGATCATACCTCTGAAGCCATAATGGCAATAAATGTTCATCAAATTGGGAACATTATGAGAAATTACTATAATGCGGTCCCTGGAGACGAATAATTATTTTTGAAATCATGATGGGTCGCAACAACGCCCCAAATTAATTAAGTTATCTCTAACAGCTGCTCACCTGGTTGTTCTTTTTTGCCAGGAAAAATTAAGCAACGATTGGGTGGGAGGGGACCTCCCCGAAAAATAAGCTCAGGGTCAAACTCATTTTTCTCAATTCATTAAGTCTAAGCCTGCGGTGATCACCGTCAGTAAATTCTTGTCCTGTTCGGTTCTACATGAAAAAATCACGATATACGGATAGCCAAGTCGTGGGTATCGACATCGGCAGTTTTAGCCGGTAAGCTCTTTTTCTTGAATGCTGGTTCGTGAAAATTTCAGCAATATATAGTAAGTACTTAGAGAAGTAAGAAAAGCTTAAAAAGAAGTTTTTTGTTACTATGAAAGATATGCGCCCCCTTTAAGGAGGCGAAAAAGCTGTTTTTAGAAGATTATTTTTTTTCTTTTTGGTACAGGCGGATATGAAAATCAGCCTGACAGTTAAACTCAGTCAAACCTTTTATTTGTTCAAATAAGCTGTCACTGGTTTTAAAGGCAAAAGGTGTCATTGCCAGCAGGTTCATAACATCATCCGGGTTGGTAAAGTCCATCCGGTAATTCAGTTTCTCTTCATGCACTAGAGTCAGCTCTTTAATCGGGCTTTTTCCTGTATCGTGCTTTTGTGGTTCACGGTAGATCATCGACTTTAATTCAAATAAATGATCTTCTGCCGGGGTGACCGTCAGCAGGTAAGCGCCGCTTCTTAATACCCGGGTAAATTCCGGCTCTAAAATTGGCGCGTAAATGGAGAAGAGCCAGCCGAAATGTTCGTCTTCAAAGGGTAAATGAGACAAGGTGCCGACACTGAAGTGGCACATTTTATAGCGCTTGGCCGCAATTTTTATGGCATTTTTTGCGATATCCACCCCGTAAACCTGGTTGGTTTCGGTTTTATGTTGGTGGGTATAGTAGCCTTCACCGCAGCCGGCATCCAATACCGGCAGGCTGGCATCGCCGTATTCCCGATACAGGCCGGTGAGCTTATCGATCAGCGGCTGATAATAACCCTGCTCCAAAAAAGCCCGGCGGGCCTGCACCATGGCTTTATTATCCCCGGGATCTTTGGAGTGTTTATGCTGTACCGGCAATAAGTTCACATAACCTTCCTTTGCCCGGTCAAAATGATGGTTATTGCTGCAGTGAAACCCCGATGCCTGGCTGTTTAGCGCCGAGCGGCAGATGGGGCATAAATAATGTGACAAACTCATGGTTTTTGTTACCCGAAAGTAGACCAGATAGGGGCATGGTCTGAAGGTTTTTCTATGCCTCTTAGCTCATAATCGATACCGGATTCATTGCAGCGCTCAGCCAGGGCCTTGGTGGCCAGTACTACGTCTATGCGCAGGCCGCGGTTGTCGTCAAAACCTTTCGAACGGTAATCAAACCAGGAGTATTTATCCTCTGTTTCCGGGTGAAGCTCGCGGAAGGTATCGGTGAAGCCCCAGTCTAATAAGGTGGCCAGCCATTCGCGCTCTTCCGGCTGGAAGCTGCATTTGCCGGTTTTTAACCAGCGCTTGCGGTTGGCTTCGCCGATGCCGATATCGAGATCTGTGGGGGAAATGTTGATGTCGCCCATGATCACCAGGTGCTCGTCCGGCTGGTGGTGTTCATTGAGGTAGCCCATCAGGTCTTTATAGAACTGTCTTTTGTAGGGGAACTTGGTTTCATGGTTGATGTTGTCCCCCTGCGGGAAGTAACCGTTTAATACCGTAACTTTTTCGCCCTGGCCGTTGGTGGTGGTGACCATGATCATACGCTTTTGCGCGTCTTCGTCATCGCTGGGGAAGCCAAGCTGTACCTGGTCTGCCTCTTTTTTACATAACATGGCTACGCCGTAATGGGCTTTTTGGCCATGAAAATATACGTGATAGCCCATGGCTTCGACTTCTTCGAGGGGGAAGGCATCGTTATGGACCTTGATTTCCTGCAAGCCGATGATATCCGGCTGATGTTTGTCGATCAGGGCTTGTAGTTGGTGGAGTCTTGCCCGCAGGCCATTGATATTAAAAGAGACAATTTTCATAGGAAGATAACAACCTTAAAGGTGGAAATTATTATTTTGCTGAGAGTAACCGGGGCCGGGGATAATCCCTGCCAGGTTGACGTCGCTGGTTGCGGGCAATAATAACATCAAATAAAGGCGAACCCCAACCGGTTTAGCTCGGGGAAGCAAGGGGGATTTTTATGGACGGGAAAGCCCGGCAGGTGTGAACCGCAGCCGGGCAGGAGAATTTGGCAGGTTAAGCAGGTTATTTTTTCTTTTTGCCCCGTCTCATTAAGGTAAAGATGGAAACGGTGACGGCTAATAAAATCAACAGGTTGGTTTCAATGGCAGACATGCCGTGGGCGCTGGCGTGGACTAAATTATACTGGCAGAGGAGAAAAGCTAAACCGAGTAAAAAAACAGATGAAATCTTCGCATTTTTCATAAAGTTACTCCTGATTGTTACGGCTAAGAAAAGCCGGGAAGGAGCTGTTGCCCATACCGGATTTTCTCTTAGGACTTGTGCGGCATATTTCAGGCCATGTATTTTACTTTATTGATTTATCTTGCCTTTTTCGATTATGTAAAATTTTTGCTTAAGCTGATGTAAAAATATTGGACATAGGCAGTAATGGCCCGGTTAAGAAGGGGAAGCACTTGTATCGCCTCGGTTAGCTGCTATTTGTAATTAAATGTAATCAAGGGGTAAAAACTTGTAATTTACCCCTTGCGGAACTTTAAGCTTTGTTAGAATGAGTGTCATAAATACCTTTGATTGTTTTGACTTTCTTGCGTTAGGGCTTATTTATTTTTTTAAGATTGAACCTTATTGTCTGCCGATAGGTCTCTAACAACTTGATAGTCACCTGGAGCAAGTATCTGGTAGCGTATATGGCTACTGTTGGAGTTAATGAATGTCTGATAATACTTTGTCAGTGAGAAAAATATTACTGGTTGAGGATGATCGCCAGTTATCAGGTTTAGTCAGTGAATTTCTTATTTCTGAAGGTTTTGAGGTTAAGCAGGAGTACCGGGGAGATGCGGTGGAAAAAACCGTGGCCTCATTTGCGCCGGATCTTATCCTGCTGGATGTGATGTTGCCGGGTAAGGACGGTTTTAGCCTTTGCCGGGATTTGCGTCCCAAGTATGCCGGGCCTATTTTGATTTTAACCGCCAAGGGTACCGACTTTGACCAGGTGCTG
This genomic window from Thalassomonas viridans contains:
- the yfbV gene encoding terminus macrodomain insulation protein YfbV, whose amino-acid sequence is MNMSVVEIIKLGQRYMKLWPERAELGQYFADYRAIQVGRFVYRHFPALAVTSVVLQVYFGSLELLPQALVYGLFIASIPVQALVMLGVKADKHLPPSLATWYREGVARFNEQGGKIKLSVHKPRYVDLAGLLNLTYQHKSQ
- a CDS encoding endonuclease, which produces MFKYLTLVVFFLIIQPALADSSSHKKIRNIFWSKIYNNDFKTLYCGLDKSGGLRVDLEIAYIYPASWVAKSLGCKSLKECKQDKYWQALSDLHNLWPVQKKFNASRGDLAFGEIVGEKPWFKTPVCDFERTTSKNAVVEPRDEIKGQIARSFLYMVHWYDLPTHNLLPLMVKWNSEHPPTKEEIERQEKIEVIQGRKNPFIIKVD
- the rlmA gene encoding 23S rRNA (guanine(745)-N(1))-methyltransferase, yielding MSLSHYLCPICRSALNSQASGFHCSNNHHFDRAKEGYVNLLPVQHKHSKDPGDNKAMVQARRAFLEQGYYQPLIDKLTGLYREYGDASLPVLDAGCGEGYYTHQHKTETNQVYGVDIAKNAIKIAAKRYKMCHFSVGTLSHLPFEDEHFGWLFSIYAPILEPEFTRVLRSGAYLLTVTPAEDHLFELKSMIYREPQKHDTGKSPIKELTLVHEEKLNYRMDFTNPDDVMNLLAMTPFAFKTSDSLFEQIKGLTEFNCQADFHIRLYQKEKK
- the xthA gene encoding exodeoxyribonuclease III — its product is MKIVSFNINGLRARLHQLQALIDKHQPDIIGLQEIKVHNDAFPLEEVEAMGYHVYFHGQKAHYGVAMLCKKEADQVQLGFPSDDEDAQKRMIMVTTTNGQGEKVTVLNGYFPQGDNINHETKFPYKRQFYKDLMGYLNEHHQPDEHLVIMGDINISPTDLDIGIGEANRKRWLKTGKCSFQPEEREWLATLLDWGFTDTFRELHPETEDKYSWFDYRSKGFDDNRGLRIDVVLATKALAERCNESGIDYELRGIEKPSDHAPIWSTFG